The following coding sequences lie in one Musa acuminata AAA Group cultivar baxijiao chromosome BXJ1-8, Cavendish_Baxijiao_AAA, whole genome shotgun sequence genomic window:
- the LOC135680314 gene encoding NDR1/HIN1-like protein 13, whose product MAEQALSCTPPRPTSTAVTLHDPPPAEADKSDKETTLQIGTYVVQVPKDQIYRVPPPENAHLAEQYRNRDKNERRSPCLGCLKWILGAVLLVLLLAIVITGVILVTVRPGSPTFTVQRLSVNSSPHTTTKGSHPKPECDFTMRVRNPSKGMGFSYEAGGKTVVLHKGVHIAAGTTPALVQGPKNTTTFRLVLHGSNMLLTKVIDMSLKGSKDVIPLELAAEFTVKPRVGVVELGATSMYVTCDVRVRRLVKEARILSQECKTNLQQ is encoded by the coding sequence ATGGCGGAGCAGGCGCTGTCCTGCACACCGCCTCGGCCAACATCTACCGCCGTTACTCTCCATGACCCTCCTCCTGCCGAAGCGGACAAGTCCGATAAGGAGACCACGCTCCAGATCGGAACCTACGTCGTTCAAGTCCCCAAGGACCAGATCTACCGCGTCCCGCCGCCGGAGAATGCCCACTTGGCCGAGCAGTACCGCAACAGGGACAAAAACGAGCGGCGAAGCCCGTGCCTCGGCTGCTTGAAATGGATCCTCGGCGCCGTCCTCCTCGTCCTTCTCCTCGCCATAGTGATTACCGGCGTGATCTTGGTCACCGTGAGGCCTGGAAGTCCCACGTTCACGGTCCAACGCCTCTCCGTGAACAGCTCGCCGCACACCACCACCAAAGGATCTCACCCGAAGCCGGAGTGCGATTTCACCATGCGTGTTCGAAATCCAAGTAAGGGGATGGGGTTCTCCTACGAGGCCGGTGGAAAGACCGTCGTCCTCCATAAAGGTGTCCACATTGCAGCTGGAACGACGCCGGCGCTCGTCCAAGGGCCCAAGAACACGACCACCTTTCGACTGGTTCTTCATGGCTCCAACATGTTGCTTACGAAAGTGATCGACATGAGTCTAAAGGGATCCAAGGACGTCATTCCGCTCGAGCTAGCAGCTGAGTTCACGGTGAAGCCTAGGGTCGGAGTGGTGGAACTGGGGGCGACGAGCATGTACGTAACCTGTGATGTTCGAGTAAGAAGACTGGTGAAAGAGGCACGTATATTGTCCCAAGAGTGTAAGACCAACCTTCAACAATGA